The proteins below come from a single Mucilaginibacter mali genomic window:
- a CDS encoding IS982 family transposase: MLTLDKITEIFFLADEYCHYFNQHIDDCMIKLDSDTTLKTRNKPCGLSQSEVITILICFHLSDYRTLKHFYLDYVCVHLCREFPHLVSYNRFVELQQKYALPMLMFVSAHSLGNCTGISFIDSTRLEVCAKERIHQNKVFSGAASRGYSTMGWFYGFKLHLVINDMGEIIAFQLTQGSVSDNNTDLLLTLCKKLFGKLYGDKGYLVKQSVFEHLFHSGVQLITKIKRNMKNKLMSISDKIMLRKRSVVECVNDALKNICQIEHSRHRSISGFIINLYSGIAAYSFLPKKPSIKTHFEFDHSKSLQLSL; encoded by the coding sequence ATGCTTACTCTTGATAAAATTACCGAAATTTTCTTTCTGGCCGATGAATATTGCCATTATTTTAATCAACACATTGATGATTGTATGATTAAGCTTGATAGCGATACAACATTAAAGACCCGTAACAAACCTTGCGGACTTTCTCAGAGTGAAGTAATAACCATCCTGATCTGTTTCCATCTATCCGATTACAGAACGTTAAAACACTTCTATTTGGACTATGTCTGCGTTCATCTATGCCGGGAGTTCCCACACCTGGTTTCTTATAACCGTTTTGTGGAATTACAGCAGAAATACGCCTTGCCCATGTTGATGTTTGTCAGCGCCCATAGCCTTGGCAACTGCACAGGTATTTCTTTTATAGATTCTACAAGATTAGAGGTTTGTGCGAAAGAGCGGATACATCAGAATAAAGTTTTCAGCGGGGCCGCTTCACGCGGCTACTCTACGATGGGCTGGTTTTATGGATTTAAATTACACTTAGTAATCAATGACATGGGTGAAATAATTGCATTCCAACTCACCCAGGGCAGCGTATCCGACAATAATACCGACCTGCTGCTTACACTTTGCAAGAAACTATTTGGCAAGTTATATGGTGATAAGGGATATTTGGTAAAACAGTCTGTTTTCGAGCATCTTTTTCATAGTGGTGTGCAACTCATTACTAAGATCAAACGCAATATGAAAAACAAATTGATGAGCATCTCTGATAAAATCATGCTTAGAAAACGGAGCGTGGTCGAATGCGTAAATGATGCTTTGAAAAATATTTGTCAGATAGAACATTCCAGGCACCGGTCTATATCAGGCTTTATTATTAACCTATACAGCGGAATTGCCGCTTACAGTTTCCTCCCTAAGAAACCATCCATCAAAACTCATTTTGAATTTGATCATTCAAAATCACTGCAACTTTCGCTCTAA
- a CDS encoding nucleotide exchange factor GrpE has product MIFKHMLKKKKKEDMEHTELHDELSAEETLNNEETAEETAATHEVKDGPTAEDKLKEEVAQANDKYLRLYAEFDNFRRRTRQERADERKEAGKEAIVALLPVLDDFERAEKAMQNATDVNAVKEGVALIQNKLKNILTQKGLKEMEAKGTTFDADIHEAITSIPAPTDDLKGKVVDELEKGYYLNDKVVRFAKVVVGA; this is encoded by the coding sequence ATGATATTTAAACACATGTTGAAGAAAAAGAAGAAGGAAGATATGGAGCATACAGAACTGCACGACGAACTGTCAGCAGAAGAAACTTTAAATAATGAAGAAACGGCAGAAGAAACGGCTGCCACACACGAAGTAAAAGATGGCCCTACCGCCGAAGATAAACTAAAGGAAGAAGTTGCCCAGGCTAACGATAAATACCTGCGCCTTTATGCCGAGTTTGATAACTTCCGCCGCCGCACGCGACAAGAACGTGCCGACGAGCGCAAGGAAGCCGGCAAGGAAGCCATTGTTGCCCTGCTGCCTGTTCTGGACGATTTTGAACGTGCTGAAAAGGCCATGCAAAATGCTACCGATGTTAACGCTGTAAAAGAAGGCGTAGCTTTAATTCAAAACAAACTTAAAAATATACTGACGCAAAAAGGCCTGAAAGAAATGGAAGCCAAAGGTACCACTTTTGATGCTGATATTCATGAGGCTATCACCAGCATCCCAGCCCCAACCGATGATTTGAAGGGCAAGGTGGTTGATGAACTGGAAAAAGGTTATTACCTTAACGACAAGGTAGTACGTTTTGCAAAAGTGGTAGTAGGGGCGTGA
- a CDS encoding BlaI/MecI/CopY family transcriptional regulator, with the protein MNIKATDSELEILNVLWKQGTATVREVHEELAKTKDAGYTTTLKLMQIMYDKGLVDRDATAKTHIYKAIVTQGQAQQNALDKIISTVFEGSTADLVIQALGNHRASNEEIDAIKKYLQQFDQDKK; encoded by the coding sequence ATGAACATTAAAGCAACCGATAGCGAACTGGAGATCTTAAACGTACTGTGGAAACAGGGCACAGCCACCGTTAGGGAAGTACACGAAGAACTAGCTAAAACCAAAGATGCCGGCTATACCACTACCCTAAAGCTAATGCAAATTATGTATGACAAGGGTTTGGTAGACAGGGACGCGACCGCCAAAACACACATCTACAAAGCTATCGTTACACAGGGCCAGGCCCAGCAAAACGCGCTGGATAAGATCATCTCAACCGTGTTCGAAGGTTCAACCGCCGACCTGGTGATCCAGGCACTGGGCAACCATCGCGCCAGTAACGAGGAGATAGACGCTATCAAAAAATATCTGCAACAGTTTGATCAGGATAAAAAATAA
- the porD gene encoding type IX secretion system protein PorD — protein sequence MKKLALYIILFCCGFTVNAQDLNARVQVLTPKIQTSNKRVFQSLETAMKDFLNGRKWAADDILSQERIDCSFTFNIISWDGNSAFSAELQVQSQRPVYNASYTTTLLNVNDRDFDFTYTEGQTIDYTDQSFQNNLSAVMAFYAYMIVGMDYDSFSKLGGTPYFAAAQNIVNNAQASSYKGWKAFDSNLNRYWLAENLNNRVYSNLRGFVYDYHRNGLDLMADNAAKGRKVIAGILPVLTQLDRQRVGAMLPTVFFTAKSDELVGIFTRADLQQKNQAMNILTKADPANGNKYAVLQHN from the coding sequence ATGAAAAAACTGGCACTGTACATTATTTTATTTTGTTGCGGATTTACCGTGAACGCGCAGGACCTTAACGCCCGCGTGCAGGTGCTTACCCCTAAAATACAAACCAGTAACAAGCGTGTATTCCAATCGCTTGAAACGGCCATGAAGGATTTCCTGAACGGGCGCAAATGGGCTGCCGACGATATCCTGTCGCAGGAACGCATTGATTGCAGCTTTACCTTTAATATCATATCGTGGGATGGCAACAGCGCCTTTAGTGCCGAATTGCAGGTGCAATCACAGCGGCCGGTTTACAACGCGTCGTACACCACTACCCTACTGAATGTTAACGACCGCGATTTTGATTTTACCTATACCGAGGGCCAAACCATCGACTATACCGACCAAAGTTTTCAAAACAACCTGAGTGCCGTGATGGCTTTTTATGCCTACATGATAGTAGGGATGGATTACGACAGCTTTTCGAAACTTGGAGGTACCCCCTACTTCGCAGCCGCGCAAAATATCGTTAACAACGCCCAGGCCAGCAGCTATAAGGGCTGGAAGGCATTCGACAGCAACCTGAACCGCTACTGGCTGGCCGAAAACTTGAATAACCGGGTTTACAGCAACCTGCGCGGCTTTGTGTACGATTACCACCGCAACGGCCTTGACCTGATGGCCGATAACGCCGCCAAAGGCCGCAAAGTTATTGCCGGCATACTCCCTGTACTTACCCAGTTAGATCGTCAGCGTGTTGGCGCCATGCTACCTACCGTATTCTTCACCGCCAAAAGCGATGAGTTGGTGGGCATCTTCACCCGGGCCGACCTGCAGCAGAAGAACCAGGCCATGAATATCCTCACCAAGGCCGACCCGGCCAACGGAAATAAATACGCCGTGCTGCAACATAACTGA
- the coaBC gene encoding bifunctional phosphopantothenoylcysteine decarboxylase/phosphopantothenate--cysteine ligase CoaBC: MLEGKKIILGVCGSIAGYKSATLVRLLVKAGAQVQVVMTKDATGFITPLTLSTLSKKPVLVDYYKNDTGEWNNHVELGLWGDLMLIAPASANTMAKMATGLCDNLLMAVYLSAKCPVYFAPAMDLDMWKHESTQTNVAKLVKYGNTLIPPGSGELASGLSGEGRMSEPEEIVDFLSTEIKKKLPLNHKKVLVTAGPTYEAIDPVRFIGNHSSGKMGFAIAAQLVKLGADVTLVTGPTALKSGMGIKRIDVTSAAEMLEACTANFPNTNACVMSAAVADYTPVTVASQKIKKQDAGFNIELKKTTDILKTLGGMKQPGQVLAGFALETNDEEQNAIGKLQSKNLDFIVLNSLNDKGAGFRTDTNKITIIDRDLQKTVYDLKSKDDAAIDICNKVTALLTA; encoded by the coding sequence ATGCTGGAAGGTAAAAAGATTATTCTTGGGGTTTGTGGCAGTATAGCAGGGTATAAATCGGCTACGCTGGTGCGCCTGCTGGTAAAGGCCGGCGCGCAGGTGCAGGTGGTAATGACTAAGGATGCTACCGGCTTTATCACTCCGCTTACACTTTCCACACTTTCAAAAAAGCCCGTTCTGGTCGATTATTACAAGAATGACACCGGCGAATGGAACAACCATGTGGAGTTAGGGCTTTGGGGCGACCTGATGCTGATAGCCCCCGCCAGCGCCAATACCATGGCAAAAATGGCTACCGGTTTGTGCGATAATTTGCTAATGGCCGTTTACCTATCGGCCAAATGCCCGGTTTACTTTGCGCCCGCAATGGATCTGGACATGTGGAAGCATGAATCTACACAGACCAACGTAGCTAAACTGGTAAAATATGGCAATACCCTCATCCCTCCCGGCAGCGGCGAACTGGCCAGCGGCTTAAGCGGCGAAGGCCGCATGTCAGAGCCGGAGGAGATTGTCGACTTCCTGTCCACCGAAATAAAAAAAAAACTGCCACTAAATCATAAGAAAGTACTGGTTACCGCCGGCCCCACTTACGAGGCTATCGATCCGGTACGCTTCATCGGCAACCATTCATCGGGTAAAATGGGGTTTGCCATTGCCGCCCAATTGGTTAAGTTGGGGGCTGATGTTACATTGGTTACCGGCCCAACGGCTTTAAAAAGCGGAATGGGCATTAAACGCATCGATGTTACCTCGGCCGCCGAGATGCTGGAGGCCTGTACAGCAAATTTCCCAAATACCAATGCCTGTGTAATGAGCGCAGCTGTAGCCGATTACACCCCGGTAACCGTGGCATCGCAAAAAATAAAGAAGCAAGATGCCGGCTTCAATATCGAACTAAAGAAAACCACAGATATTTTAAAAACACTGGGCGGCATGAAACAACCCGGGCAGGTATTGGCCGGCTTCGCGCTGGAGACTAACGACGAGGAGCAAAACGCCATCGGTAAGCTGCAAAGCAAAAATCTTGATTTTATTGTATTAAATTCGCTTAACGATAAGGGCGCGGGTTTCCGTACCGATACCAATAAGATCACCATTATAGACCGCGACCTGCAAAAAACCGTATACGATTTAAAAAGCAAGGACGACGCGGCCATTGATATTTGTAATAAAGTAACCGCACTGTTAACTGCATGA
- a CDS encoding PAS domain-containing sensor histidine kinase yields the protein MLIDQIEDYAIFMLDPNGYIQSWNKGAENIKGYTADEIIGQHISVFYTEKDRRENMPGKILSEALRNNIYKTEGWRVKKDGSVFWAHVVLTTVYDDHGRLAGFAKVTRDITELKKSEDQKILINAELERLVKINTDEIISKERRFRKLIENSYDGISLLDRNLQVFYRSRSAERINGWNDVERAVQPYESLVHPDDLPQVVATLNDVLEHPNKPMLSTYRTQHKKGHYIWIECLLNNRLDDPDIGAVVCNFKDVTDRVVAEEQLREKNKQIENILDSITDGFITLDKNFNYTYANRRLGEMLGLDSQWLIGRNVWETFPDVVGSSTYKAFYKAMETGQYVWNEDYYAPLNFWEESHIYPTPQGLSVFIRDITERKLAEASLLQSESNLRSVFENSEHAIILFDIQGIVVSFNHNASELAALHFHKELKAGLSAFYYSSPERKDDVLKMIESLKEKSSITYEVSYPLPHNQTVWYEVRWVSVLNNEKQPSGIILTLKNITEKKMADLERDRMTADLIQRNKDLEQFTYIISHNLRAPVANIMGLADIMQLNGVDGDSENGQALDALTESVGNLDKVIIDLNNILQVNNAANETLEMVSLPRLVDEVKTAIADLVVKNRAKISCDFSGISEMMSLKGYMYSIFQNLIVNSIKYKRAGADPLIGISTRLDGSKACICFKDNGRGIDLLRYGRHLFGLYKRFDVSVEGKGMGLFMVKMQVERLGGKIKVKSNLDEGTEFILEFPLKPVQG from the coding sequence ATGCTGATCGATCAGATTGAAGACTACGCTATTTTTATGCTCGACCCTAACGGCTACATCCAAAGCTGGAACAAAGGGGCCGAAAATATAAAAGGCTACACTGCCGACGAGATCATCGGCCAGCATATCTCTGTTTTTTATACCGAAAAGGATAGACGGGAAAACATGCCCGGCAAAATACTGAGCGAAGCCCTGCGCAATAATATTTATAAAACCGAGGGCTGGCGCGTGAAAAAGGATGGCTCGGTATTTTGGGCCCATGTAGTTTTAACCACTGTTTACGACGATCATGGCCGCCTGGCAGGTTTTGCCAAAGTTACACGCGACATTACCGAACTTAAGAAAAGCGAAGACCAGAAAATACTGATAAATGCCGAGCTGGAACGCCTGGTGAAGATAAACACCGACGAGATCATCAGCAAAGAACGCCGTTTCAGGAAACTGATAGAGAACAGTTACGATGGCATATCGCTGCTCGATCGCAACCTGCAGGTGTTTTACCGCAGCCGCTCGGCCGAACGGATAAACGGGTGGAACGATGTAGAACGGGCTGTACAGCCTTACGAATCGCTGGTACATCCTGATGACCTACCACAGGTGGTTGCCACATTGAATGATGTACTTGAGCATCCAAATAAACCCATGCTCAGCACTTATCGCACGCAACATAAAAAGGGGCATTATATATGGATAGAGTGCCTGCTGAATAACCGGCTGGACGATCCGGATATTGGTGCCGTGGTATGTAATTTTAAGGATGTAACCGACCGTGTAGTAGCCGAGGAGCAGTTGCGGGAGAAGAATAAACAAATAGAAAACATACTGGACAGCATAACCGATGGCTTTATAACATTAGACAAAAACTTTAACTATACCTATGCCAACCGGCGTTTAGGCGAGATGCTTGGGCTCGATTCGCAATGGCTTATCGGCCGTAACGTATGGGAAACATTCCCCGATGTAGTTGGATCAAGCACTTATAAAGCATTTTATAAAGCAATGGAAACCGGACAATACGTTTGGAACGAGGATTATTACGCACCCTTAAATTTTTGGGAGGAAAGCCACATTTATCCTACCCCACAGGGGCTGTCGGTTTTTATACGTGATATTACCGAACGCAAGCTGGCCGAAGCTTCTTTGCTGCAATCGGAATCGAACCTGCGGTCGGTGTTCGAGAATAGCGAGCATGCTATTATTTTGTTTGATATACAGGGTATTGTAGTTTCGTTTAACCATAATGCCAGCGAGTTGGCGGCATTGCATTTTCATAAAGAGTTGAAGGCCGGCCTGTCGGCTTTTTATTACAGCTCGCCCGAAAGGAAAGACGATGTGCTGAAAATGATAGAAAGTTTGAAGGAAAAATCGTCTATCACATACGAAGTATCCTATCCGTTGCCCCATAACCAAACGGTTTGGTACGAGGTGAGGTGGGTAAGCGTGCTAAATAACGAGAAGCAGCCGTCGGGCATTATCCTTACCCTTAAAAATATCACCGAGAAAAAAATGGCCGACCTTGAGCGCGACCGCATGACCGCCGACCTGATACAGCGTAATAAAGATCTGGAACAGTTTACCTATATCATATCGCACAACCTGCGCGCACCGGTGGCCAATATTATGGGCCTGGCGGATATTATGCAGTTGAACGGTGTTGATGGCGACAGCGAGAACGGGCAGGCATTGGACGCGCTTACTGAATCGGTTGGTAATTTAGATAAGGTGATCATCGATCTGAACAATATCCTGCAGGTAAATAATGCCGCTAACGAAACGCTGGAAATGGTTTCGCTGCCGCGATTGGTAGACGAGGTGAAAACGGCTATTGCCGACCTGGTGGTAAAGAACCGGGCAAAGATCAGCTGCGATTTTAGCGGGATAAGCGAAATGATGAGCTTAAAGGGTTATATGTATAGCATCTTCCAAAACCTTATTGTAAACAGCATTAAGTATAAACGGGCAGGGGCCGATCCGCTTATCGGCATCAGTACCAGGCTTGATGGCAGCAAGGCCTGCATTTGTTTTAAAGACAATGGCCGCGGTATCGACCTTTTGCGGTATGGCCGGCACCTGTTTGGCCTGTACAAACGCTTTGATGTAAGTGTGGAGGGGAAAGGTATGGGCTTGTTTATGGTTAAAATGCAGGTAGAACGCTTAGGCGGCAAAATAAAAGTAAAAAGCAACCTTGATGAGGGCACCGAATTTATTCTCGAGTTTCCGCTGAAGCCGGTGCAGGGGTAG
- the dnaJ gene encoding molecular chaperone DnaJ — MSKRDYYDVLGVAKGASADDIKKAYRKMAIKYHPDKNPGDKQAEESFKEAAEAYEVLSNPEKRQRYDQFGHAANAGSASGGGYGGGMDMNDIFSQFGDIFGGGSPFEGFFGGGGRQGGGRRVARGSNLRIKVRLTLEEIANGAEKKIKVNKQIICKTCDGSGAKDKSSFQTCKTCGGSGAVRRVTNTILGQMQTTSTCPTCNGEGTQITSKCNVCHGDGVVRGEETITINIPAGVSEGMQLSMSGKGNAAPRGGVPGDLIILVEEVPHETLKRDGNNVIYDMHISFIDAALGTSVEVPTIEGKAKIKIEAGTQGGRILRLKSKGVPEVNSYHRGDQLVHINIWTPKALNREEREILEKLQDSPNFKPNPGKNEKSFFERMKEYFD; from the coding sequence ATGTCAAAAAGAGATTATTATGATGTATTGGGCGTAGCAAAAGGCGCCTCGGCCGATGATATTAAAAAGGCATATCGCAAAATGGCCATTAAATATCACCCCGATAAAAACCCGGGCGATAAACAGGCCGAGGAAAGCTTTAAGGAAGCGGCCGAAGCCTACGAGGTATTAAGCAACCCCGAAAAACGCCAGCGGTACGATCAGTTTGGCCACGCGGCCAATGCCGGCTCGGCCAGTGGCGGCGGTTACGGCGGCGGTATGGATATGAACGACATATTCAGCCAGTTTGGCGATATTTTTGGCGGCGGTAGTCCGTTCGAGGGATTCTTCGGTGGCGGCGGTCGACAAGGCGGTGGCCGCAGGGTAGCCCGTGGCAGCAACCTGCGTATTAAGGTGCGCCTAACCCTTGAAGAGATTGCCAACGGTGCCGAAAAGAAGATCAAAGTAAACAAGCAGATCATCTGTAAAACCTGCGACGGCAGCGGCGCTAAAGATAAATCATCGTTCCAAACCTGTAAAACCTGCGGCGGCAGCGGCGCGGTGCGCAGGGTAACCAATACCATTTTGGGCCAGATGCAAACCACCAGCACCTGCCCTACCTGTAACGGCGAAGGCACGCAAATCACATCAAAATGTAACGTTTGCCATGGCGATGGCGTAGTACGCGGCGAAGAGACCATCACCATCAACATCCCTGCCGGCGTAAGCGAAGGCATGCAGCTAAGCATGAGCGGCAAAGGTAACGCTGCCCCACGCGGCGGTGTTCCGGGCGACCTGATCATTCTGGTGGAGGAAGTTCCGCACGAGACGCTGAAGCGCGATGGCAATAACGTGATCTATGATATGCACATCAGCTTTATTGATGCCGCCTTAGGCACCAGCGTTGAAGTACCAACCATCGAGGGAAAAGCGAAGATAAAGATAGAGGCAGGCACGCAAGGCGGCCGCATCCTGCGCCTGAAGAGTAAAGGTGTACCCGAAGTAAACTCGTACCACCGCGGCGACCAGTTGGTGCATATCAACATCTGGACACCAAAGGCCCTTAACCGCGAAGAGCGTGAAATACTGGAAAAACTACAGGATTCGCCAAACTTTAAACCCAACCCGGGTAAGAACGAGAAGAGTTTCTTTGAACGGATGAAGGAGTATTTTGATTAA
- a CDS encoding M56 family metallopeptidase, protein MENLFYNISQVLGITIIHSLWQGLTIFMVLHAIMQFAPNLSANAKYKLAFGALTLMLGWFIYTLATEVNNYTWSAVTTYQSPLPLSVLLPQAAQRWVAPPADHYTFLIAGYMPYLTMLYIAGLVFNTLKMGLAWNNIYRIKQQTIASEFQQQVDSLAKKMNISRFVKVAFSQYIDVPCITGFIKPIILLPCTISTYLSADEIQAILLHELAHIRRNDYLLNLLQQAIGILLFFNPFSILINRIINRERENCCDDVVVQTTGSPLIYAQALLKLEQNKQADWQLALAATGKQYHLLNRIERIMKTKKSTVNIRPALIALALLTCSLTSIAWFNPKIKDGKITVKSIPNALNTINFGADTVIKQKAKTTKPVAKSKPSSKKQAMKIAKDGEYVNDAKMEALSAEMEKHAQKLEQYYNSPEFKKMQEDMEKKGAEMEAYFNSPKMKELQEQMEKKGLEFEKMNDSPEMKKLHEQLEATSKKMEAYYSSPEYAKIQKQYEKQAQLFATAKPGTAEYKKQEAEFKALAGKFKDYTNSSVVKEQAELARKISEQMRGYYQGPEFKKMQDEMRAYGDSMRHYYQNPMMKEQQEAMRKMGETMREYQKNPDIMREKEEMKKLEKEMREYRNSPDYRRKIEAEIENTNRDVKERVRAEIAETRARAERASGDTGRIRERRVMPSRVVERSTKARSTDTGRIRERRVAPARAERPTKTRAADTSRVRERATRPTKPATAAIIEAKVLPATESVAAVVEKPGNAPGKAIEVAPIVKPSTVIVKSPKPVVEEVKAPEPAKSKPGK, encoded by the coding sequence ATGGAAAACCTGTTTTATAATATCAGCCAGGTGCTGGGCATCACCATCATCCACTCGTTGTGGCAGGGCTTAACCATTTTTATGGTACTGCACGCCATTATGCAGTTTGCTCCTAATTTATCGGCAAACGCTAAGTACAAACTGGCGTTCGGCGCGCTTACGCTGATGCTGGGCTGGTTTATCTATACGCTGGCTACCGAGGTGAATAACTACACCTGGTCGGCAGTTACAACTTACCAGTCGCCATTGCCATTAAGCGTACTGCTTCCGCAAGCCGCACAGCGTTGGGTTGCCCCGCCTGCAGATCATTACACGTTCCTGATAGCGGGTTATATGCCCTACCTTACCATGCTTTATATAGCCGGCCTGGTGTTCAACACCCTTAAAATGGGCCTGGCCTGGAATAATATCTACCGCATCAAACAGCAAACCATCGCCTCAGAATTTCAGCAGCAGGTTGATAGCCTGGCTAAAAAAATGAATATCAGCCGCTTTGTAAAAGTGGCGTTCAGCCAGTATATCGATGTGCCTTGCATCACCGGCTTCATCAAACCCATTATCCTGCTACCCTGCACCATCAGCACTTATTTAAGCGCCGATGAGATACAGGCCATCCTGCTGCACGAACTGGCCCACATCCGCCGTAACGATTACCTGCTAAACCTGTTGCAACAGGCTATCGGGATACTACTTTTCTTTAATCCATTCAGCATCCTTATCAACCGCATCATCAACCGCGAACGCGAAAATTGCTGCGACGATGTGGTGGTGCAAACTACCGGCAGTCCGCTTATTTATGCCCAGGCGCTGCTAAAATTAGAACAGAATAAACAAGCCGACTGGCAGTTAGCGCTGGCTGCCACCGGCAAGCAATATCACTTATTAAACCGTATTGAACGCATTATGAAAACTAAAAAATCCACCGTAAATATACGCCCGGCGCTGATTGCCCTGGCCCTTTTAACCTGCAGCTTAACGAGCATCGCCTGGTTTAACCCTAAAATAAAAGATGGTAAGATAACCGTAAAAAGTATCCCCAACGCCTTAAACACCATCAACTTTGGGGCAGATACAGTCATCAAACAAAAGGCAAAAACTACAAAGCCGGTTGCTAAATCAAAACCATCATCCAAAAAACAGGCTATGAAAATAGCTAAAGATGGAGAGTATGTAAACGATGCCAAAATGGAAGCTTTAAGCGCCGAAATGGAAAAACACGCGCAAAAGTTAGAACAATACTACAATAGCCCCGAGTTTAAAAAAATGCAGGAGGATATGGAGAAGAAGGGTGCCGAAATGGAAGCCTATTTTAATAGCCCCAAAATGAAGGAACTACAGGAGCAAATGGAAAAGAAGGGCCTTGAGTTTGAAAAAATGAACGACAGCCCCGAAATGAAAAAGCTGCACGAGCAATTAGAGGCTACCAGTAAAAAGATGGAAGCCTATTACAGCAGCCCTGAATACGCCAAAATACAAAAGCAATACGAGAAGCAGGCCCAACTGTTTGCTACCGCAAAACCCGGAACAGCCGAATACAAAAAACAAGAGGCCGAATTTAAAGCCCTTGCCGGAAAATTCAAGGATTATACCAATAGTTCGGTAGTGAAGGAGCAAGCCGAACTGGCCAGAAAAATATCGGAACAAATGCGCGGTTACTACCAGGGCCCTGAATTTAAAAAGATGCAGGACGAGATGCGGGCCTATGGCGACAGCATGCGCCACTACTATCAAAACCCGATGATGAAAGAGCAGCAGGAAGCCATGCGCAAAATGGGTGAAACGATGCGCGAGTACCAAAAAAATCCGGACATTATGCGTGAAAAAGAGGAAATGAAAAAGCTGGAAAAAGAAATGCGCGAATACCGCAACAGCCCCGATTACCGCAGAAAAATAGAAGCTGAGATTGAAAATACTAACCGCGATGTTAAGGAGCGTGTGCGTGCGGAAATTGCCGAAACCCGCGCAAGGGCTGAGCGCGCTTCGGGAGATACCGGCCGCATCCGCGAACGCCGTGTAATGCCATCGAGAGTTGTTGAGCGTTCAACTAAAGCCCGTTCAACCGATACTGGCCGTATTCGCGAACGCCGCGTTGCCCCTGCAAGGGCCGAACGCCCGACAAAAACCCGTGCTGCTGATACCAGTCGTGTTCGCGAACGTGCCACAAGGCCAACCAAACCGGCAACAGCCGCGATAATAGAAGCTAAAGTACTCCCTGCAACCGAAAGCGTAGCTGCCGTTGTTGAAAAACCAGGTAACGCGCCAGGCAAAGCTATTGAGGTTGCCCCCATAGTGAAACCCAGCACAGTAATTGTAAAAAGCCCTAAGCCTGTTGTTGAAGAAGTTAAAGCACCCGAACCTGCAAAAAGCAAACCGGGCAAATAA